A genomic region of Aquipuribacter hungaricus contains the following coding sequences:
- a CDS encoding ATP-binding protein, producing MTQPGGLTSHHGSGELTLPAEPSTPRAARHFLAERLDRLQVTSSAVDLALLLTSELVTNAVRYGRGLVTLSVRTEPPSVRVVVHDGNPDLPTMGPDDETAEGGRGLRLVDTLATRWGAETGDEGKDVWFELDLRGR from the coding sequence GTGACACAACCGGGGGGCCTCACCTCTCACCACGGCTCGGGCGAGCTCACGCTGCCCGCGGAGCCGTCGACGCCGCGCGCGGCCCGGCACTTCCTCGCCGAGCGGCTCGACCGGCTCCAGGTGACCTCCTCCGCCGTGGACCTCGCGCTGCTGCTCACCTCCGAGCTGGTGACCAACGCCGTCCGCTACGGCCGCGGCCTGGTCACCCTCAGCGTGCGCACCGAGCCGCCGTCGGTGCGCGTCGTCGTCCACGACGGCAACCCCGACCTGCCGACCATGGGTCCTGACGACGAGACCGCCGAAGGCGGGCGGGGCCTGCGGCTGGTGGACACCCTCGCCACGCGCTGGGGCGCGGAGACCGGCGACGAGGGCAAGGACGTCTGGTTCGAGCTGGACCTGCGCGGCCGCTGA
- a CDS encoding LLM class flavin-dependent oxidoreductase: MSRLQHLGWFFSSGFRPQAWGRPEHRWGYRWQEPRLYQHSVRELEQAGLDLVVMEDAVSLGSPDTLDLRVRAAYGGPKHDPLLLAPYLFDATSRIGLAPTVNAGITPPYLAARQASTLHHLSGRRFGLNVVTDVGSARHVGAQPLAHDAAYDRAGEWTELVRRLWRSWGPGALVADEETGRYADGSLVDAFQHRGEYFDVDGPLNAVPFTDGDDPVVVSPGGSPRGLAYAGSHSQVQLALCPLDPARVRAYRQTVHDAAVAAGRTPADVKVLFVLKPEVVASPEEARRRVEASLHPDDAALLEVAAAWSSDLETDLTRLPLDAPLDEGSFGDHVSRGTIKGLLGAEGRLGVDTLRTLLARKARKGLLSERTGLVGTAAELADLVEQMGEEADNDGFLLSGDLHPVTVHRMLDDLVPELRHRGLLRDELGTGGLRANLFDF, encoded by the coding sequence GTGAGCAGGCTGCAGCACCTGGGCTGGTTCTTCTCCAGCGGCTTCCGGCCGCAGGCGTGGGGCCGTCCCGAGCACCGGTGGGGCTACCGCTGGCAGGAGCCGCGGCTCTACCAGCACAGCGTGCGGGAGCTCGAGCAGGCCGGGCTCGACCTGGTCGTCATGGAGGACGCGGTCTCCCTCGGCAGCCCGGACACCCTCGACCTCCGGGTGCGGGCGGCGTACGGCGGCCCCAAGCACGACCCCCTGCTGCTCGCGCCCTACCTGTTCGACGCCACGTCGCGGATCGGGCTGGCCCCGACGGTCAACGCCGGCATCACGCCGCCGTACCTGGCCGCGCGGCAGGCCTCGACGCTGCACCACCTGTCGGGACGACGGTTCGGGCTCAACGTGGTGACCGACGTCGGCAGCGCGCGGCACGTCGGCGCCCAGCCCCTGGCCCACGACGCCGCCTACGACCGCGCCGGGGAGTGGACCGAGCTCGTCCGGCGGCTGTGGCGCAGCTGGGGCCCCGGCGCCCTGGTCGCCGACGAGGAGACAGGCCGCTACGCCGACGGCTCCCTCGTCGACGCCTTCCAGCACCGGGGCGAGTACTTCGACGTCGACGGCCCGCTCAACGCGGTGCCCTTCACCGACGGTGACGACCCCGTGGTCGTCTCGCCCGGCGGGTCGCCGCGCGGGCTGGCGTACGCCGGCAGCCACTCCCAGGTCCAGCTCGCCCTGTGCCCGCTGGACCCCGCCCGGGTGCGCGCCTACCGGCAGACGGTCCACGACGCCGCCGTCGCCGCCGGCCGGACCCCCGCCGACGTCAAGGTCCTGTTCGTGCTCAAGCCCGAGGTGGTGGCCAGCCCCGAGGAGGCCCGCCGCCGGGTCGAGGCCTCGCTGCACCCCGACGACGCCGCGCTGCTGGAGGTGGCGGCGGCCTGGTCCAGCGACCTGGAGACCGACCTCACCCGGCTGCCGCTGGACGCCCCCCTGGACGAGGGCAGCTTCGGCGACCACGTCTCCCGCGGCACCATCAAGGGGCTGCTGGGCGCCGAGGGCCGGCTCGGCGTCGACACGCTGCGCACGCTGCTGGCCCGCAAGGCGCGCAAGGGCCTGCTGTCGGAGCGGACGGGGCTCGTGGGCACCGCCGCGGAGCTCGCCGACCTCGTCGAGCAGATGGGCGAGGAGGCCGACAACGACGGCTTCCTGCTGTCCGGCGACCTGCACCCGGTGACGGTGCACCGCATGCTCGACGACCTCGTCCCGGAGCTCCGCCACCGCGGCCTGCTGCGCGACGAGCTGGGCACCGGCGGGCTCCGGGCCAACCTCTTCGACTTCTGA
- a CDS encoding O-acetylhomoserine aminocarboxypropyltransferase/cysteine synthase family protein, with translation MPEHARPSATARPTATRPTPAGPAATRPGTTDHHHDRQDRHDRAPGFATEQVHGGEAPEDGFGARVTPVHLTAGFVFDSFAHARARFAGEDDGYTYTRIGNPTVAALERRLARLEGGAEAVVVGSGQAAVTVALLGLLQAGDHLLAASTIYEGSRGLFLENFARFGIEVDLVEDPTDLDAWRALVRPTTRALFGESISNPTNVVLDVAGVAGVAHEAGVPLVVDSTLATPYLLRPLEHGADVVVHSASKFLAGHGASLGGALVVAEHVVADPRLFAHLVEPSALLGGRSWTDVHGSRAYVAYARAVIASRLGPTISPLNAFLVQQGLQTLSLRLRQHCAGALAVAGWLAARPEVASVRYAGLPGDPSADLAARYLPRGAGSVLCVTLHGGEAAAERFVDGVRLFSRMTHLGDVRSLVLHPASTTHAHRDPAELAAAGIHPGTVRLSIGTEEPEDLLADLEGALAAVRGEPLPPARPALGTADGTDELDELDEADGAGWPDGSRWADAAHLSGLVGALA, from the coding sequence GTGCCCGAGCACGCCCGCCCCAGCGCCACCGCCCGTCCCACCGCCACCCGTCCCACCCCTGCCGGTCCCGCCGCCACCCGTCCCGGCACCACGGACCACCACCACGACCGTCAGGACCGTCACGACCGGGCCCCCGGCTTCGCCACCGAGCAGGTCCACGGCGGGGAGGCCCCCGAGGACGGCTTCGGCGCCCGCGTCACGCCGGTCCACCTGACGGCGGGGTTCGTCTTCGACTCCTTCGCCCACGCCCGGGCCCGCTTCGCCGGCGAGGACGACGGCTACACCTACACGCGGATCGGCAACCCCACGGTGGCCGCGCTGGAGCGGCGCCTGGCCCGGCTCGAGGGCGGGGCCGAGGCGGTCGTCGTGGGCAGCGGCCAGGCCGCCGTCACCGTCGCGCTGCTGGGCCTGCTGCAGGCCGGGGACCACCTGCTCGCGGCGAGCACGATCTACGAGGGCTCCCGCGGGCTGTTCCTGGAGAACTTCGCCCGGTTCGGCATCGAGGTCGACCTGGTCGAGGACCCCACCGACCTCGACGCGTGGCGCGCGCTGGTCCGGCCCACCACCCGGGCGCTGTTCGGGGAGTCGATCAGCAACCCCACGAACGTCGTCCTCGACGTCGCGGGCGTCGCCGGGGTCGCCCACGAGGCCGGCGTCCCGCTCGTCGTGGACTCCACGCTGGCCACCCCGTACCTGCTGCGCCCGCTCGAGCACGGCGCCGACGTCGTCGTGCACTCGGCCAGCAAGTTCCTCGCCGGGCACGGCGCCTCCCTGGGCGGCGCCCTGGTCGTGGCCGAGCACGTCGTCGCGGACCCCCGGCTGTTCGCCCACCTCGTCGAGCCGTCGGCGCTGCTGGGCGGTCGCAGCTGGACCGACGTCCACGGCTCCCGCGCGTACGTCGCCTACGCCCGGGCGGTCATCGCGTCCCGGCTGGGTCCGACGATCTCCCCGCTCAACGCCTTCCTCGTCCAGCAGGGCCTGCAGACGCTGTCGCTGCGGCTGCGCCAGCACTGCGCCGGGGCGCTGGCCGTCGCGGGCTGGCTCGCGGCCCGCCCGGAGGTCGCCTCGGTCCGCTACGCCGGCCTGCCGGGCGACCCGTCGGCCGACCTGGCCGCCCGCTACCTGCCCCGCGGGGCCGGGTCGGTGCTGTGCGTCACCCTGCACGGCGGGGAGGCCGCCGCGGAGCGCTTCGTCGACGGGGTGCGGCTGTTCAGCCGGATGACGCACCTGGGCGACGTCCGCTCCCTCGTCCTGCACCCGGCGAGCACCACGCACGCCCACCGCGACCCGGCGGAGCTGGCTGCCGCCGGCATCCACCCCGGGACGGTCCGGCTGTCGATCGGCACCGAGGAGCCCGAGGACCTGCTCGCCGACCTCGAGGGCGCGCTCGCCGCCGTCCGTGGCGAGCCCCTCCCGCCGGCCCGCCCCGCCCTGGGCACCGCGGACGGCACGGACGAGCTGGACGAGCTGGACGAGGCCGACGGGGCCGGCTGGCCCGACGGGTCACGCTGGGCCGACGCAGCGCACCTGTCGGGGCTGGTCGGGGCCCTGGCGTGA